From Triticum urartu cultivar G1812 chromosome 2, Tu2.1, whole genome shotgun sequence, a single genomic window includes:
- the LOC125539485 gene encoding uncharacterized protein LOC125539485: MAKAACVGAAGELLDDLLLVVFERLPGVQDLLRCAATCKQWLCLIKDPVFLRRIGLWPETAPHPSVLVGIFYQNVAASAIQPVRRIPDSPPQFLSLQAGGGHLTFDSFVANDDGLFNFARPLASRRGLLLVRILLPTPADHQRREKLHLAVCRPLIDKRGRHLLPPPPFLVNHGFINGLRLTGYALLTDEDHRAIDDLDQQRRSSFQVVLTYTGANRVMYACGYSSATDSWSTPIKCHQVSHLARCGPYAGVVTCGTVHWLLTDQRSFYTLNVSVATSHVSLTKVPINVHAGEQRRRVPFPCVTGERRLSFVSIRDDGVLELWAKQGQDDCDHGIAGGWLRSDLINLGSGDKINLVFFAERRGAMLVEQGGAFFTIDLKSKEKALVDLKGEEVEHVRGICRFPMHRCSSSWCSGFHCSWGRISPCAYNKPVLYEVDWIIEAR; encoded by the coding sequence ATGGCCAAGGCCGCATGCGTGGGCGCCGCCGGCGAACTCCTGGAcgacctcctcctcgtcgtcttcgAGCGCTTGCCGGGCGTCCAGGACCTCCTCCGCTGCGCAGCCACGTGCAAACAGTGGCTCTGCCTCATCAAAGACCCGGTCTTCCTCCGACGCATCGGCCTCTGGCCGGAGACAGCGCCGCACCCCTCGGTCCTCGTCGGCATCTTCTACCAGAACGTAGCGGCTAGCGCGATTCAGCCCGTGAGAAGGATACCCGACAGTCCTCCCCAATTCTTGAGCCTTCAGGCTGGCGGCGGCCATCTCACCTTCGACTCCTTCGTCGCCAACGACGACGGGCTCTTCAACTTTGCAAGGCCACTGGCGTCACGCCGTGGTCTTCTCCTCGTGCGCATCCTGCTGCCTACCCCGGCCGACCACCAACGCCGTGAGAAGCTCCATCTTGCGGTGTGCCGCCCTCTGATCGACAAGCGGGGTAGGCATTTGCTCCCACCGCCTCCCTTCTTGGTAAACCATGGATTCATCAACGGGCTCCGCCTAACTGGCTATGCTCTTCTCACCGATGAGGACCACCGTGCCATTGATGATctggatcagcaacgacggtcGTCGTTCCAAGTCGTCTTGACTTACACAGGCGCCAACAGAGTCATGTATGCCTGTGGGTACTCCTCTGCCACAGACAGTTGGAGCACGCCCATCAAGTGCCACCAGGTTTCACACCTCGCCAGGTGTGGACCGTATGCCGGCGTCGTCACCTGTGGCACCGTGCACTGGCTGCTCACAGACCAGAGAAGCTTCTACACACTCAATGTAAGTGTCGCCACCTCACATGTCTCATTGACCAAGGTCCCCATCAACGTCCATGCTGGTGAGCAGCGGCGGCGAGTGCCGTTTCCATGTGTCACCGGAGAAAGAAGGCTCTCTTTTGTGAGCATACGAGATGATGGTGTGCTAGAGCTTTGGGCCAAGCAAGGACAAGATGACTGTGATCATGGAATTGCAGGAGGGTGGTTGCGCTCTGACCTGATAAATCTAGGAAGCGGTGATAAAATAAACCTTGTCTTCTTCGCGGAGAGGAGAGGTGCCATGCTCGTCGAGCAGGGCGGTGCTTTCTTCACCATTGATCTCAAGAGCAAGGAAAAGGCGTTGGTCGATCTCAAAGGCGAGGAAGTGGAGCATGTCAGGGGCATCTGCAGGTTTCCAATGCATCGCTGTAGTAGTAGTTGGTGTAGTGGATTCCACTGCAGCTGGGGGAGGATCAGTCCTTGCGCGTATAACAAGCCTGTGCTGTACGAGGTGGATTGGATAATTGAGGCAAGATGA
- the LOC125533908 gene encoding pathogenesis-related protein 1-like produces the protein MASTKKSWAHEIEASVAAPRLFRAGVMDWHTLAPKLAPQVVASAHPVEGEGGVGSVRQFNFTSAMPFSVVKERLDFLDADGCECRSTLLEGGHVGTVIETATSCIKVEPAAGGGGSVVKVESTYKLLPGVGEAQYEVGKAKESVTAIFKAAEAYLIANPDAYN, from the exons ATGGCCTCCACCAAGAAGAGCTGGGCGCACGAGATCGAGGCGTCCGTGGCGGCGCCACGGCTGTTCCGCGCCGGCGTCATGGACTGGCACACGCTGGCGCCCAAGCTGGCCCCGCAGGTCGTCGCCAGCGCCCACCCCGTCGAGGGCGAGGGCGGCGTCGGCAGCGTCAGGCAGTTCAACTTCACCTCCG CCATGCCCTTCAGCGTGGTGAAGGAGAGGCTGGACTTCCTGGACGCGGACGGGTGCGAGTGCCGGTCGACCCTCCTCGAGGGCGGGCACGTGGGCACGGTGATCGAGACGGCCACGTCGTGCATCAAGGTGGagccggcggccggcggcggcggcagcgtcgtCAAGGTGGAGTCCACGTACAAGCTGCTGCCGGGCGTGGGGGAGGCCCAGTACGAGGTCGGCAAGGCCAAGGAGTCCGTGACCGCCATCTTCAAGGCCGCCGAGGCGTACCTCATCGCCAACCCGGACGCCTACAACTAA
- the LOC125539487 gene encoding uncharacterized protein LOC125539487: protein MSEERASPSLDGITRRGRRRGICQIGPVKQIEKERGGRLCCPPATPPTPSLLLLPVRRAPGLPRAPPAVILPPGPGSPPPLPNHLASACADSIHGHRAVIRCKSSSSRTYSGCFRQTGSCGLHFPNGIMVNTKREPAGEGLPDGWLKEYRPRKARHGTRARRDKFYIDPTNSYEFRSLKEVHLYLESQDTSDRVVTPNKRKIEDLQVSGNQSQHSGRPSSEPKGVSKGRLAELKLQMAREKDQPLKHESAGREEANVEPKPKGKKQKTEPVKQIAAPVRSSPHLTAVKRDQEANDVPGDALVGATDTNGQLQPAKQVKNPKSKAISSPVIQNKDGAHAPSTSGNAEDKYPSAPEQILGASAACSLTDVGCQNVDAPPQPNGLVGTADAMPGYSLSSLFRSIWSDPCLEFAFRTLTGDIPVLDNNLAVANYFLPPQDSNKGTVPPNCSSSTYDGARKNHGQVDSVRLPMPRPSDKLYSSGWFPPQ, encoded by the exons ATGAGCGAGGAGCGAGCGTCGCCTTCACTTGACGGAATCACGAGACGGGGGAGACGGAGAGGCATCTGTCAGATCGGGCCGGTAAAACAAATAGAGAAAGAAAGGGGAGGCCGCCTTTGCTGCCCTCCTGCGACTCCTCCTACTCCTAGTCTCCTACTACTCCCAGTGCGTCGTGCTCCTGGCCTTCCTCGCGCACCTCCTGCTGTCATTCTCCCTCCCGGCCCCGggtctcctcctcctctccccaaCCACCTGGCCTCTGCCTGCGCGGACTCCATCCATGGCCACCGCGCCGTAATAAG GTGCAAATCTTCATCATCAAGAACATACTCAG GATGTTTTAGGCAGACAGGATCCTGTGGCTTGCACTTCCCAAACGGGATCATG GTTAATACCAAACGCGAGCCTGCCGGAGAGGGGTTACCTGATGGTTGGTTGAAAGAGTACAGGCCTAGAAAGGCTCGGCATGGAACTAGGGCCAGGAGGGACAAG TTCTACATTGATCCTACAAATAGCTACGAATTTCGTTCTCTCAAAGAAGTTCACCTCTATCTCGAATCCCAAGATACCAGTGACCGTGTTGTGACGCCAAACAAGAGAAAAATTGAGGACCTGCAGGTTTCAGGGAACCAGTCTCAACAT TCTGGGCGGCCATCATCGGAGCCGAAGGGTGTCTCCAAAGGGAGGCTGGCTGAATTGAAGCTTCAGATGGCAAGAGAGAAAGATCAGCCTCTGAAGCATGAATCTGCTGGAAGAGaagaagcaaatgtggagccgaAACCCAAGGGGAAGAAGCAAAAAACTGAACCTGTGAAACAGATTGCTGCACCTGTTCGATCGTCACCTCATTTGACTGCAGTGAAAAGGGACCAGGAAGCGAATGATGTGCCTGGTGATGCACTTGTCGGCGCTACAGATACCAATGGTCAGTTACAACCAGCAAAGCAGGTCAAAAATCCTAAGTCAAAGGCAATTTCCTCTCCAGTAATTCAGAATAAAGATGGTGCACATGCCCCAAGTACTTCTGGAAATGCTGAAGACAAGTATCCTTCAGCTCCTGAACAGATACTAGGAGCATCTGCTGCATGCTCGTTAACAGACGTTGGATGCCAGAATGTGGATGCTCCGCCGCAACCGAACGGACTTGTTGGAACAGCTGATGCTATGCCCGGATATTCCCTGTCGTCGCTGTTTCGAAGTATCTGGTCAGACCCATGCCTGGAGTTTGCATTCAGGACTCTTACAGGTGATATCCCTGTCCTTGACAACAACCTAGCTGTTGCAAATTACTTCCTTCCACCACAGGACTCGAACAAAGGGACCGTGCCGCCCAATTGTTCGTCTTCCACTTATGACGGTGCTCGGAAGAACCATGGCCAAGTCGACAGTGTCAGGCTGCCAATGCCAAGGCCATCAGATAAGCTCTACAGCAGTGGCTGGTTCCCTCCCCAGTGA